Within uncultured Methanoregula sp., the genomic segment CATCGGTGCAGCCGGCTATCTGGTATACCGGTGGCACAAAGGCAAAAAACCGGCTCAGGATACCAGTGAGATAAAAGAGAAATAATTTTTTAAAATTGTTCCGATATTCCTACTTTTTCTGCTCTTCGAGAAGGATCCTGATCCGGGTCAGCTCATCGAGAATTCTCTGGTCGGTGGTTGCCGGGTGGGGTTTTTCTCCACCGGTCCCGTCACCATGCTGCGAAGTCTGCCGCACCATGGACCGGATAAGTTCCCTGAGTTCTTCAGCATTCTCGACTCCTTCAATCTTGATCTCGGCTGCCACCTGGCCGGAATATCCCGCGGTCTGGATGGCAAGCGTGGAAATGCCGAGGGCACGCATCACCGGGCCCTGCCGGATATCCAGGTTGGTGATCCGGTTATAGGGCACAATGCCGGTTGTCCTGAACCATATGCCGCGTTTCCAGCTCATCTCATCCTCGCGGAGCTCGTACCACATGCTCTCGTAGTACAGGTTCACCCAGGCAAGGCAGATCGCGATGATAGCGACGATGAAAATAGCTGTGAGCAGGAGGAGGTTCGGGCTGATCCCGCTCGCAAGGATGATCGGGAAGACCGAAAAGCAGAAGATCAGCAGCAGGAACAGGATAATATTCACGGTCAGGCTCACTTTGAGCGCCGCGGAGGGTTTGAACGGTGTGTTTAAAGGAAAAACCGGGCTCGATCGCATAATTACCGGAAGAATATCGGTACCGGATATAAAAAAGAAGATGGATCTTTTCAGATCATGCTGCTTTCGCGGTAGTTTTTATGGCTGTCATGGCAGCAGTGGTTTTTATTGTAGTATTTGTCGTGGTTTTTGCCGTGGCATTCGTTGCCTGCGTAGTGGTTGCGGCACCGGATCCACTGGTGACCGCGGGCTGCACCGCGCCGGTTGTTGCATCGGCAGCAAGGGTTACTTTACCATATGCGGCACTGGTCGAACCCTTCGTGAGGAGTTTGCCATCCTTGTAAATCTCGACAACTATGTCGTGCTTGGTCGAACTGTCGGTCTTGGCGAAACTTGCCTGGATGGCACCGGTGGCATTCACGATCTCATAGACCCGGTCACCGGAGCTCTGGACCGTTTGCGGACTTGAGGTAAGGCCATACGTTCCTTTCCACCCGCCGAGATAACTGATATGCACCTGGACTCCCGTGGAAGGAACCGTTGCGGTTGTTGGTTCAGCGGTTATCAGGGGGGTCCATGAGGCCTGGGCAGACAGGGTACCCTGCCCGGCACTGCTGGTTGTGGCCGGCGTGGGTGTCGCAGAGGATGAGCTCCCGCCCGAACCACCGGTCGACGGGGTTGAAGATCCACTGTTGGAGATCATCGGGTAGACAACCAGGACGCCAACAGCTATCACGGCGATGACAAGGACAAGAACCCCGATTGCAAGGAAGATCTTCTTCCAGGGCAATCCGCCGCTGCGACGCGGTTTTTTGGGCGCTGGGGCAACGGGAGCGGGCGGTTCGCTCTTGCGGGAGGCGGAGCGCGCTTTCGGGGAGAAGAGCCGGGGGATGAAGCCCTGTTTTTTGGGTTTCTCTGAAGGCGCGGGTTCCGGGGATTTACGGGAGGTGGGAGCAACGATACGGTCCAGGGGATCGGCAGCTGCACGGGGAATTTCCTGGGGGGGTATCCGGACCGCATCGGGAGCAGGGTAGGCATCGGGCCTGCGGGTTGCCACTGCCGGCGGTTCATGCGCGGTATAGACATTCACGGGCGCCGGTGCTGCTGGTGCAACCGGAGCGGGGGCTGCATACGGGGAGGCGGCGGGAGGGATAACCGGGGCTCCGCAGCGGTTGCAGAACGCGGAATCCGAAGATACCCGGTTCCCGCAGCGTATGCAGAAGATGGTCTCGGGCATCGCGGCAGCCGGGGGCTCGTGGGTGAACGGGGCAGGGATTTCAATCCGGTTATCGTGAACCGTCTCTTCACGGGGCATATTCTCGATGATCCGCTTTTTGGGGATATTGGCGCCATCGGTTCGCGGCGGTATGGATCCGGACATCATCGACGGCGTTGAAGGGACGGCTGATGCGGCAGCGGCTGCACGGGCCCGGGCAATATAATACTCGAGGTTCTGCAGCCATTCATCCCGTTCCTTGACGCGGTTCCCGCCAGCCTCACGCATGAACGTAAGGACCATCTGCCGGGTCTCGTTGTTGTTTCCCGCAACATAAAACGTGAGGGTCGGGTCCCGGATCGCATTCTCACCGGCCACTACCTGCCTGACCGTGGCAAGCGGTATATCCCGGGGGGGAAGCACGTTCCTGGCCCGGTCAATGAGGATGACACGCTGATCGGTCAGGACTCCTTCGAAAGGGATCGACTTGACATTGATCCCTGGCGTCCGCAGAAGGAGTGTTTCATTAGTATGAAATTCTGGATCGCCCATAAAATACCACGCGTTTATATCCAGGTACTGGTTGTCATTCAGCCCACAAAAAGATATTTATTAAAAAATAAATTTATTTTCCGTCGTGATTTAAAAGAACAGATAAAATTTCCGACGGGTTTGTCCCAAAACCGGTAAAAAGGGGAGCGTGGGTATCACTTGACGAAGGTCAGGGTGTCCGGGAGAGCTCCCTGGCGTGCCAGCGCTTCACGGAGCGGCTGTGATGCAAGCATCTGCGCCTTGATCTCTGATGAGATGGTGACACCGCATTCCCGGGCATGAGGATCATCCGGTTCACAACTGACCAGTTCACCGGAAAGTCCCCGGTCGAATATGT encodes:
- a CDS encoding PH domain-containing protein — encoded protein: MRSSPVFPLNTPFKPSAALKVSLTVNIILFLLLIFCFSVFPIILASGISPNLLLLTAIFIVAIIAICLAWVNLYYESMWYELREDEMSWKRGIWFRTTGIVPYNRITNLDIRQGPVMRALGISTLAIQTAGYSGQVAAEIKIEGVENAEELRELIRSMVRQTSQHGDGTGGEKPHPATTDQRILDELTRIRILLEEQKK
- a CDS encoding zinc ribbon domain-containing protein codes for the protein MGDPEFHTNETLLLRTPGINVKSIPFEGVLTDQRVILIDRARNVLPPRDIPLATVRQVVAGENAIRDPTLTFYVAGNNNETRQMVLTFMREAGGNRVKERDEWLQNLEYYIARARAAAAASAVPSTPSMMSGSIPPRTDGANIPKKRIIENMPREETVHDNRIEIPAPFTHEPPAAAMPETIFCIRCGNRVSSDSAFCNRCGAPVIPPAASPYAAPAPVAPAAPAPVNVYTAHEPPAVATRRPDAYPAPDAVRIPPQEIPRAAADPLDRIVAPTSRKSPEPAPSEKPKKQGFIPRLFSPKARSASRKSEPPAPVAPAPKKPRRSGGLPWKKIFLAIGVLVLVIAVIAVGVLVVYPMISNSGSSTPSTGGSGGSSSSATPTPATTSSAGQGTLSAQASWTPLITAEPTTATVPSTGVQVHISYLGGWKGTYGLTSSPQTVQSSGDRVYEIVNATGAIQASFAKTDSSTKHDIVVEIYKDGKLLTKGSTSAAYGKVTLAADATTGAVQPAVTSGSGAATTTQATNATAKTTTNTTIKTTAAMTAIKTTAKAA